One Archangium violaceum genomic window, ATGGGAGCCGATAGCTGATGGCCGTGTAGACGAGGCTGTCCGTGGGGCCAATGGGCGTCACCTGCGAGTTGATGGCGAAGCCGCTGCGCTCGCCCCACATGTAATCCACGCGGGTGATGTTCGGGACGAAGTAGTGGTCCGTGTGGACCATGGCCTCCCCGCCCGGGTTGAAGATGCGGCCCAGGCCCGTGACGGAGTCCTCCCCCTGCTTGTAGGTGACGAGCACGCTGCCCTCCGAGCGCTTCACGGTCGCGGGCACCCGCTTGCGCGCCACGCGGCGGAACCACCCCTCGTGGACGAAGACGGTGTGCGGCACGTCCATGAAGTTCTCCACGAGGTTCGTCACCCCGTTGGGGAAGCGCGTCACCATGAAGTACACGGTCCACTTCGGGTCGTCCCAGTACGGCACGCGGAAGGCGGGGCGGCGGGCCCGCTTCGCGTCTCCTCCCATGAAGACGAAGACGAGCCCGTCCTGCTCCAGCGTGTCGAAGCGCTGCAGCTTCCCGAGGTCGCACGGACGCACCTGGAGGCCCGCGCTCGAGTGGCCCCGTGCATCGAGCACCTCGCCGCATTGCCTGGGTCCGAGCGAGGGCACC contains:
- a CDS encoding aromatic ring-hydroxylating oxygenase subunit alpha; its protein translation is MRNPNDAENLALVTTPAVDLEAEAELTRCGALKDFWYVACLSTELTPGKPLARTLFGTNVVLFRDEHGRPVALRDRCLHRNARLSAGAVFHGRIGCPYHGWVYDASGAVVEVPSLGPRQCGEVLDARGHSSAGLQVRPCDLGKLQRFDTLEQDGLVFVFMGGDAKRARRPAFRVPYWDDPKWTVYFMVTRFPNGVTNLVENFMDVPHTVFVHEGWFRRVARKRVPATVKRSEGSVLVTYKQGEDSVTGLGRIFNPGGEAMVHTDHYFVPNITRVDYMWGERSGFAINSQVTPIGPTDSLVYTAISYRLPYDLPRSLVARALKPLVKWYTTQVILQDVDIMKVQREGLLNGPGGGVFTGTEADLLHSDIESYRRWLREGGHGPGPSDEERDIVFWI